The following is a genomic window from Candidatus Dormiibacterota bacterium.
CGCCGGGGAAGCGGAGGCACATCCCCGTCCAGCCGGGGCGATCCAGCTCCTCGCAGCGCGACTCGAGCCGCGCGCGCATCATGGTGCGGATCGTCGCCACCGACCCGTCGCGCACCCGGGCGGTCACCGTCAGCGGCTCGCCGCGCCGCTCGAAGGCGGCGCGGGCCCGCTCCCAGGACGCGCCCACGTCGAAGTCGGGGGGACGCTGCGACACGCCGGGAGCGGGGGAGAGGTCGTGGATGCGCGACACCCGGAAGGTGCGCATCCCGCCGTCGTGGAGCGCCAGGAGGTACCACGCGCCGCCCTTCT
Proteins encoded in this region:
- a CDS encoding WYL domain-containing protein, which gives rise to MRGSGLLWLRYDHGDGPGPRRLVDPHGLVQKGGAWYLLALHDGGMRTFRVSRIHDLSPAPGVSQRPPDFDVGASWERARAAFERRGEPLTVTARVRDGSVATIRTMMRARLESRCEELDRPGWTGMCLRFPGANAAAAMLAGFAGDVEVVSPDAVRDRMREIARGLTALYGDAT